In Candidatus Hydrogenedentota bacterium, the following proteins share a genomic window:
- a CDS encoding uroporphyrinogen decarboxylase family protein — protein sequence MNSRERLYNRMAGKPVDRVPVVPIFMAWAAEYAGYTYGRYQQDYRAFADSMLRVLDRFEIDQATTLSDPHRETADYGADVCFVDDGVCRCRAPLLQEYGDIRKLRRMPIEETTRMLDRVRGIERFNAERGGDISILGWVEGPLAEYCTLRTLEAAMTDLLTEPRFFHDVCAITMDNAIAWSRAQIEAGADMIGVGDAASSLVSVDMFREHVLPWHQRLFGGIHAAGAKVRLHICGNIAHLLPAIHDSGADIVDIDWMVDLRQARQALGAGITLFGHFDPAAVLKMGTPEDVAAHARADIAAGGDRFALMPGCEVPPGTSEANIAAFCPGEGCLIRDALES from the coding sequence ATGAACAGCAGGGAACGCCTTTACAACCGCATGGCGGGCAAACCCGTCGACCGCGTGCCCGTCGTGCCTATCTTCATGGCATGGGCCGCGGAATACGCCGGATACACCTATGGCCGGTATCAGCAGGACTATCGCGCCTTCGCCGACAGCATGCTCCGCGTGCTGGACCGGTTCGAAATTGATCAGGCGACCACGCTGAGCGACCCGCACCGCGAAACGGCGGATTACGGCGCGGATGTGTGCTTTGTCGATGATGGCGTGTGCCGTTGCCGCGCGCCACTCCTCCAGGAATACGGCGACATCCGCAAGCTGCGCCGGATGCCCATTGAGGAAACCACGCGCATGTTGGACCGTGTCCGCGGCATCGAGCGTTTTAACGCCGAACGCGGCGGCGATATTTCGATACTCGGCTGGGTCGAAGGCCCTCTTGCCGAGTATTGCACTTTGCGCACGCTCGAAGCAGCCATGACCGACCTGCTGACCGAGCCCCGGTTCTTTCACGACGTGTGCGCTATCACCATGGACAACGCGATTGCGTGGTCGCGGGCGCAAATAGAGGCCGGCGCCGACATGATCGGCGTTGGCGACGCCGCGTCGAGCCTCGTGAGCGTGGATATGTTTCGCGAGCATGTCCTGCCTTGGCACCAGAGGCTGTTTGGGGGCATCCACGCCGCCGGGGCGAAGGTGCGCCTTCATATTTGCGGCAATATCGCGCATTTGCTGCCCGCGATCCACGATTCCGGCGCCGACATTGTCGATATCGACTGGATGGTAGACTTGCGTCAGGCGCGGCAAGCGCTCGGCGCCGGGATTACGCTGTTCGGCCATTTTGATCCGGCCGCCGTGTTGAAAATGGGCACGCCCGAAGACGTGGCCGCCCATGCCCGCGCCGATATCGCGGCGGGCGGTGACCGTTTTGCGCTGATGCCCGGCTGCGAAGTGCCGCCCGGCACGTCCGAGGCCAACATCGCTGCGTTCTGTCCCGGCGAAGGCTGCCTGATCCGCGACGCGCTGGAGTCCTGA